The Pelobacter propionicus DSM 2379 genome includes a region encoding these proteins:
- a CDS encoding ABC transporter ATP-binding protein → MSGKGIRIEGLRKRYGEGDTAVDALKGVDMQVAPGEVVGLIGPSGSGKSTLLKCLGAVIDPTAGRMTLGDEVIYDDGWKVRDLRALRRDKIGFVFQAPYLIPFLDVTDNVALLPMLAGVANGESRAKALELLTALDVQHRARAMPSQLSGGEQQRVAIARGLVNRPPVILADEPTAPLDSERAMAVIRILNDMARKFETAIIVVTHDEKIIPTFKRIYHIRDGVTHEEAGEGREFE, encoded by the coding sequence ATGAGTGGCAAAGGCATTCGCATCGAAGGTTTGAGAAAACGTTATGGCGAGGGGGATACCGCGGTCGATGCCTTGAAAGGCGTGGACATGCAGGTGGCACCCGGCGAGGTGGTTGGCCTGATTGGCCCTTCCGGGTCCGGCAAGAGCACGCTGCTCAAATGTCTGGGCGCAGTGATTGATCCGACCGCCGGGCGCATGACGCTGGGTGATGAAGTGATCTACGACGATGGCTGGAAAGTCCGCGACTTGCGCGCCTTGCGGCGCGACAAGATCGGTTTCGTTTTCCAAGCACCATACCTGATTCCGTTTCTCGATGTCACCGACAACGTGGCGCTGCTGCCGATGCTTGCAGGCGTCGCGAATGGAGAGTCGCGCGCGAAGGCACTGGAATTGCTCACGGCGCTTGATGTGCAACACCGAGCTCGCGCGATGCCCTCGCAACTCTCCGGTGGCGAGCAGCAACGGGTTGCCATCGCGCGCGGATTGGTCAATCGTCCCCCGGTGATCCTGGCCGATGAACCCACTGCGCCGCTGGATTCCGAGCGCGCCATGGCTGTGATCCGCATCCTCAATGACATGGCTCGGAAGTTCGAGACCGCCATCATCGTCGTCACCCATGACGAAAAGATCATCCCCACTTTCAAGCGCATCTACCACATCCGCGACGGTGTGACCCATGAGGAAGCTGGCGAAGGGCGGGAGTTCGAATGA
- a CDS encoding ABC transporter permease, with the protein MISLAGRDILHAWGKFVFTGIGLGLLIGVTLVMAGVYRGMVDDGKALLDNSGADLWVVQKDTLGPYAESSSLNDDVYRAILAMPGVAQAANVTYLTMQVRKGESDVRTMVVGIAPGALGATPGWPPYLVAGRQITRGHYEAVADIATGFKLGDRLAIRRNHYTVVGLTRRMVSSSGDPMVFIPLKDAQEAQFLKDNDAIWQSRRRTEANPAFNRPGVPGLLDAVIASQSTNAFVNAVLVTLKPGHTPDEVAESIRRWKRLTVYTRAQMEDILVGKLIATSAKQIGMFLVILAIVSAAIVAFIIYSLTMDKIREIAVLKLIGTRNRTIAAMIMQQALALGVIGFVVGKITATFSAPLFPKYVLLMPFDSIAGFFAVLVICVLASIVAIRMALKVDPAEAIGG; encoded by the coding sequence ATGATCAGCCTGGCCGGCCGCGACATTCTCCATGCCTGGGGAAAGTTCGTCTTCACTGGCATCGGTCTGGGTCTGCTGATCGGCGTCACCCTGGTCATGGCCGGGGTGTACCGGGGCATGGTGGACGACGGCAAGGCGCTGCTCGACAACAGTGGCGCCGACCTTTGGGTGGTGCAAAAGGACACTCTGGGTCCTTATGCGGAGTCGTCCAGCCTCAACGATGACGTGTATCGCGCCATCCTCGCCATGCCGGGAGTCGCCCAGGCAGCGAACGTGACCTACCTGACCATGCAGGTACGCAAGGGCGAGAGTGATGTACGCACCATGGTGGTCGGCATCGCGCCCGGCGCGTTGGGGGCTACACCCGGATGGCCTCCTTATCTCGTCGCTGGACGCCAGATCACGCGCGGTCACTACGAGGCGGTGGCCGACATCGCCACCGGCTTCAAACTGGGAGATCGTCTTGCCATTCGCCGAAATCATTACACCGTCGTTGGGCTTACACGGCGCATGGTGTCGTCCAGCGGCGACCCGATGGTATTCATTCCGCTCAAGGATGCCCAAGAGGCTCAGTTCCTCAAGGACAACGACGCCATTTGGCAAAGCCGGCGTCGCACCGAAGCCAACCCGGCTTTCAATCGACCCGGTGTTCCAGGTTTGCTGGATGCCGTGATTGCTTCACAGAGCACCAACGCGTTCGTCAATGCAGTACTGGTCACACTGAAACCTGGCCATACGCCGGACGAGGTTGCCGAATCCATCCGGCGCTGGAAGCGTTTGACGGTCTACACCCGGGCACAGATGGAAGACATCCTCGTCGGCAAGTTGATCGCCACCTCGGCCAAGCAGATCGGCATGTTCTTAGTGATTCTGGCCATCGTTAGCGCGGCCATCGTTGCCTTCATCATCTATTCGCTGACGATGGACAAAATCCGCGAGATCGCGGTGTTGAAGCTCATCGGCACACGCAACCGAACCATCGCCGCGATGATCATGCAGCAGGCGCTCGCCCTGGGCGTGATTGGTTTCGTGGTCGGCAAGATCACAGCCACTTTCTCAGCGCCCCTGTTTCCCAAGTACGTACTGTTGATGCCGTTCGACTCCATCGCCGGTTTTTTCGCCGTGCTCGTGATCTGCGTTCTAGCCAGCATCGTCGCCATTCGCATGGCACTCAAGGTCGATCCGGCCGAAGCCATTGGAGGTTGA
- a CDS encoding efflux transporter outer membrane subunit, protein MEHAKTCQRPISLERRLAATYLVAGLVTAGLAGCAAGPDFQRPTAPDVARYTATPVADRTASAPTQFGETQRLVEGLPIETQWWQSLGSSALDGLINEAFHVSPTLASISANLRQAQELLAAQAGSTQYPQVDVALGSQRQQMSPSSQGLSGDARQFSLYNASVGVHYNLDLAGGNRRALEALAARADYRRFELNAARLALAGNMATAAITRARLAAQLEATTAILRVQDEQLRLAHERVRIGQASPDEALSLQAQAEQTRAELPALRKQLQQTEHLLAVLAGRAPGTGGIPAFTLADFTLPVEMPLVVPSELVRRRPDIQASEALLHAANADYGVAIAKLYPQINLSANLGSQALTTGALFGGGSAVWGLVAQLTQPLFNPGLPAEKRAALAAFDAAAANYQSVVLESLRNVADTLRAVESDAQTLTALAAADMAAQASLQSVERQYRLGAASYLQLLIAQQQAQSIRINMVAAQAQRLVDSVALYQALGGGVS, encoded by the coding sequence ATGGAGCACGCTAAAACATGCCAGCGCCCCATCAGCCTCGAAAGACGGCTTGCGGCAACTTACCTAGTAGCTGGTCTGGTCACCGCCGGTCTGGCCGGCTGCGCCGCCGGCCCTGATTTTCAGCGTCCCACCGCACCCGATGTGGCTCGCTACACTGCAACACCGGTAGCTGATAGAACCGCGTCCGCTCCCACGCAGTTCGGCGAAACACAACGTCTAGTCGAAGGGCTTCCGATCGAAACGCAATGGTGGCAAAGCTTGGGTTCATCCGCACTCGACGGACTGATCAACGAAGCTTTCCATGTCAGCCCGACGCTGGCGAGCATCAGCGCCAATTTGCGACAGGCGCAGGAGCTTCTTGCCGCACAGGCGGGCTCGACGCAATATCCACAGGTAGATGTCGCACTGGGATCTCAGCGCCAGCAAATGAGTCCCAGTAGCCAAGGGTTGAGCGGAGACGCACGTCAATTCAGCCTCTACAACGCCAGCGTTGGCGTGCATTACAACCTCGATCTGGCTGGCGGCAACCGGCGCGCACTCGAAGCCTTGGCTGCTCGCGCCGACTACCGTCGCTTCGAACTGAATGCTGCGCGCCTGGCCCTTGCCGGCAATATGGCAACCGCTGCCATTACCCGAGCACGCCTCGCCGCGCAACTAGAAGCCACTACTGCCATTTTGCGCGTGCAGGATGAGCAACTGCGCCTAGCCCATGAACGCGTGCGTATCGGTCAGGCCTCACCTGATGAAGCGTTAAGCCTACAAGCTCAGGCGGAGCAAACGCGGGCAGAACTGCCTGCGCTGCGTAAACAACTGCAACAAACCGAACATCTACTGGCGGTGCTAGCCGGTCGTGCCCCAGGCACGGGTGGCATCCCGGCCTTCACTCTGGCCGATTTCACTCTGCCCGTCGAGATGCCGCTCGTCGTGCCCTCAGAACTGGTGCGCCGCCGACCGGATATCCAGGCGTCAGAGGCGCTGTTGCATGCGGCCAATGCAGACTATGGTGTGGCTATCGCCAAGCTCTACCCACAGATCAACCTGAGCGCCAACCTTGGCTCTCAAGCGCTGACCACCGGTGCCCTGTTCGGTGGTGGCTCGGCAGTGTGGGGCCTGGTTGCGCAGCTCACCCAACCTCTTTTTAATCCAGGGCTACCCGCTGAAAAAAGAGCGGCGCTCGCCGCTTTTGATGCCGCCGCAGCCAATTACCAGAGCGTCGTGTTGGAGTCTTTGCGTAACGTCGCCGACACCCTGCGCGCGGTGGAAAGCGATGCACAAACTTTGACTGCCCTCGCTGCCGCTGATATGGCTGCACAGGCCTCCTTGCAGTCGGTCGAGCGGCAATACCGGCTGGGCGCGGCCAGCTACCTGCAACTGCTCATCGCGCAGCAACAGGCACAGTCAATCCGGATCAATATGGTTGCGGCCCAGGCACAACGCCTAGTCGATAGTGTTGCTTTATATCAGGCCCTGGGAGGTGGTGTCAGTTAA
- a CDS encoding efflux RND transporter periplasmic adaptor subunit has product MKKLPLQGRTLALLAVIIPLLVLFIYVGLRSGPLAPVAVTVASVESRAITPALFGIGTVEARYTYKIGPTFAGRVKRLEVHVGDQVKAGQVLGEMDPVDLDDRVRSQESAFKRAEAALREAEARQAYAQTQARRYEQLFAVRSTSEEIVTTKRQELQIADAALSAAREDIARARSDREGLVAQRSNLRLIAPVDGVVAVRDADPGTTIVAGQAVVEVIDPKSLWINVRFDQISASGLAGGLPARIVLRSRGGQTLNGRVLRVEPKADAVTEETLAKVTFDNKPEPLPPVGELGEVTVDLPALPAAPLIPNSAVQREGDKVGVWQIVDGDLRFSPVKLGTSDLNGYVQVREGLKNGDQVVTYSEKALTARSRIHVVDHIPGVSR; this is encoded by the coding sequence ATGAAAAAGTTACCCTTGCAAGGCCGCACCCTGGCGCTGCTTGCCGTCATCATTCCTTTGCTGGTGCTTTTTATTTATGTCGGTCTGCGATCAGGGCCGCTCGCCCCGGTCGCTGTGACGGTGGCAAGCGTGGAATCACGGGCTATCACACCGGCGCTGTTCGGCATCGGCACGGTGGAGGCGCGCTACACCTACAAGATCGGGCCGACGTTTGCCGGGCGCGTCAAACGCCTGGAGGTGCATGTAGGCGACCAGGTCAAGGCCGGACAGGTGCTCGGCGAGATGGATCCGGTCGACCTCGATGATCGGGTGCGCTCACAGGAGTCGGCATTCAAGCGTGCGGAAGCGGCTTTGCGCGAGGCAGAAGCCCGGCAAGCCTACGCGCAAACCCAGGCGCGCCGCTATGAGCAATTGTTTGCGGTGCGCTCGACCAGCGAGGAAATCGTCACCACCAAGCGGCAGGAACTGCAGATCGCCGATGCCGCCCTATCCGCCGCTCGGGAAGATATTGCCCGGGCACGCTCCGACCGCGAAGGACTCGTCGCGCAGCGGAGCAATCTGCGCCTGATCGCGCCGGTCGACGGTGTAGTCGCCGTGCGCGATGCCGATCCCGGCACGACCATCGTCGCAGGCCAGGCCGTGGTGGAAGTGATCGACCCCAAGAGTTTGTGGATCAATGTGCGCTTCGACCAGATCAGCGCATCGGGGCTGGCTGGGGGGCTGCCGGCTCGTATCGTCCTGCGTTCGCGTGGCGGCCAGACGTTGAATGGTCGCGTGCTGCGGGTGGAACCCAAGGCCGACGCGGTAACCGAGGAAACGCTCGCCAAGGTGACATTCGATAACAAACCAGAACCTTTGCCACCGGTGGGTGAACTGGGCGAAGTCACAGTTGACTTGCCGGCGCTCCCGGCCGCTCCACTGATCCCCAACTCTGCCGTCCAGCGTGAGGGCGACAAAGTCGGGGTCTGGCAAATCGTGGATGGTGATCTGCGTTTCTCCCCGGTCAAGCTCGGCACTTCCGACCTCAATGGTTACGTGCAGGTGCGCGAAGGGCTCAAGAATGGGGACCAGGTTGTGACCTATAGCGAAAAGGCACTGACGGCGCGCAGCCGCATCCATGTGGTCGACCACATCCCAGGAGTGTCACGATGA
- a CDS encoding TetR/AcrR family transcriptional regulator, with protein MDTHPKHLPADERRAVTVESVVALAGSQNPSEITTAAIAKHMNLTQGALFRHFPNKEAIWQAVMEWVAERLLARIDRSAQGIDSPLAAMEAMFMSHIEFVAEHPGVPRMMFGELQRAESTPAKRMVQTLIQRYGERLHRLIEKGKASGELSPSLDNEAAATLFIGTIQGLVMQSLLAGDVGRMHRDAPRVFAIYRRGIRSAQ; from the coding sequence GTGGACACCCATCCAAAGCATCTGCCGGCCGATGAACGTCGTGCCGTAACTGTCGAGTCCGTCGTGGCGCTTGCCGGTTCACAAAACCCAAGCGAGATAACCACTGCGGCTATCGCTAAACACATGAACTTGACCCAGGGTGCGCTGTTTCGGCACTTCCCGAACAAGGAAGCCATTTGGCAGGCGGTCATGGAGTGGGTAGCAGAGCGCCTATTAGCCAGAATCGATCGATCCGCACAAGGAATCGATTCGCCCTTGGCAGCCATGGAGGCGATGTTCATGAGTCATATCGAATTCGTAGCTGAGCACCCAGGCGTGCCAAGAATGATGTTTGGTGAGCTTCAGCGTGCCGAATCGACACCGGCCAAGCGCATGGTGCAAACCTTGATTCAGCGCTACGGCGAACGTTTGCATCGTCTCATCGAGAAAGGCAAGGCCAGCGGCGAGTTGTCTCCCTCGCTTGACAACGAGGCGGCGGCAACGCTGTTCATTGGCACGATCCAGGGCTTGGTCATGCAATCGCTGTTGGCGGGTGATGTGGGACGTATGCACCGCGATGCGCCGCGCGTCTTTGCAATTTATCGGCGTGGCATAAGGAGTGCGCAATGA
- a CDS encoding recombinase family protein, with protein MQGQRIGYVRVSSFDQNPDRQLEQIEVGKVFTDKASGKDTQRPELERLLAFVREGDTVVVHSMDRLARNLDDLRRIVQGLTQRGVRMEFVKEGLTFTGEDSPMANLMLSVMGAFAEFERALIRERQREGIVLAKQRGAYRGRKKSLNSEQIAELKRRVAAGDQKTLVARDFGISRETLYQYLRED; from the coding sequence TTGCAAGGTCAACGTATCGGCTACGTTCGCGTCAGCAGCTTCGACCAGAATCCTGATCGACAACTGGAACAAATAGAAGTCGGCAAGGTATTCACCGATAAGGCTTCAGGCAAGGACACACAACGTCCCGAACTTGAAAGGCTGCTGGCCTTCGTCCGCGAGGGCGACACCGTGGTGGTGCATAGCATGGACAGGTTGGCACGCAACCTTGATGACCTGCGCCGCATCGTCCAAGGGCTGACACAACGGGGCGTGCGCATGGAGTTCGTCAAAGAAGGGCTAACGTTCACCGGCGAGGACTCACCGATGGCCAATCTGATGCTGTCGGTCATGGGAGCCTTTGCTGAGTTCGAGCGCGCTCTGATCCGCGAACGTCAGCGCGAGGGAATCGTGCTGGCTAAGCAGCGCGGGGCCTACCGGGGACGAAAGAAATCGCTGAACAGCGAACAAATTGCCGAGTTGAAACGGCGAGTTGCGGCAGGCGACCAGAAAACCTTGGTGGCCCGTGACTTCGGCATCAGCCGTGAAACCTTGTACCAGTACCTGCGGGAAGACTGA
- a CDS encoding HigA family addiction module antitoxin, with amino-acid sequence MATMFNPPHPGEIIRELCLEPLGVTVTEAAKALGVSRKALSELLNGHSRVSPEMAVRLSIALETTADSWLIQQAQYDLWLAEQKRDTLQVRILKAA; translated from the coding sequence ATGGCAACCATGTTCAATCCTCCCCATCCGGGAGAAATCATCAGAGAATTGTGCCTGGAACCGCTCGGCGTCACCGTCACGGAGGCCGCTAAAGCGCTGGGAGTCTCCCGCAAAGCGTTGTCGGAACTTTTGAACGGCCACTCCAGGGTCAGCCCCGAGATGGCCGTGCGTCTTTCGATTGCGCTGGAAACGACCGCTGACAGCTGGCTGATCCAGCAGGCGCAATACGATCTCTGGCTCGCGGAGCAAAAAAGGGATACCTTACAGGTAAGGATTTTAAAGGCTGCCTAG
- a CDS encoding type II toxin-antitoxin system RelE/ParE family toxin, with translation MIKSFNHKGLERYYESGNKAGIQAQYEKRIRLILGRLNASCEPKDMNLPGLRLHALQGALSDFWAVDVSGNWRIIFRFEGPNVFDVNLVDYH, from the coding sequence ATGATTAAATCCTTTAATCACAAAGGCCTGGAGCGCTACTACGAAAGCGGCAACAAAGCCGGCATCCAGGCGCAGTATGAAAAACGCATTCGCCTTATTTTGGGCCGGCTCAACGCCTCTTGTGAACCAAAAGACATGAATCTCCCCGGCCTTCGTTTGCATGCCCTCCAGGGCGCACTGAGTGACTTCTGGGCTGTGGACGTCAGTGGCAATTGGAGAATTATTTTCAGGTTCGAAGGGCCAAACGTTTTTGATGTCAACCTCGTCGATTATCATTAA
- a CDS encoding cytochrome c, with protein MTHRKHSHAFGTITLTVTACLLLWGFQLPAWAGDATQIEPLALRKIMQELGRNMQAITGAISQEEWVQVVQLAPKVAAHPEPPLTEKMRILAYLGADATKFRNFDAQTHEAALAMKLAAASSDGKAVIQSFAHVQESCLGCHQAFRKPFVEHFYGAR; from the coding sequence ATGACCCACCGCAAACACAGCCACGCATTTGGAACTATCACCCTGACCGTTACGGCCTGCCTGCTTTTATGGGGTTTTCAGTTGCCCGCTTGGGCTGGTGACGCTACCCAGATTGAGCCACTGGCGCTACGCAAGATCATGCAGGAACTCGGGCGCAACATGCAGGCTATTACCGGTGCGATTTCGCAGGAGGAATGGGTTCAGGTCGTTCAGCTCGCCCCAAAAGTTGCTGCACACCCCGAGCCACCGCTTACTGAAAAAATGCGCATCCTTGCTTACCTCGGCGCTGATGCGACCAAGTTCAGAAACTTTGACGCGCAGACTCACGAGGCGGCGCTGGCCATGAAGCTGGCTGCTGCGAGCAGCGACGGCAAGGCGGTGATCCAATCATTCGCCCACGTGCAGGAAAGCTGCTTGGGCTGCCACCAAGCTTTCCGTAAACCTTTCGTGGAGCATTTTTATGGAGCACGCTAA